In Kocuria turfanensis, a single genomic region encodes these proteins:
- the istB gene encoding IS21-like element helper ATPase IstB, with product MNTTTTAPAAPPLPDDLTAVLKRMRMPYLRTAAPEVLATARAQRWDPTEVLRVLLAEEARGRDEATKAARRKAAGLPAGKTFESWRESDSSIPVPTQSALATLEWVGRAENLAISGPSGTGKTHFLEALAHQVIDAGMRVSWFTLESLTAAIGRAGADGSIGKTIARITRAELIVVDDIGMLPSGQAAAEAFYRLVDATYERRSLAVTSNIHPAGFDTIMPKTLATAAVDRLLHHAHVIITEGTSLRLTDATAGRGVVPLT from the coding sequence ATGAACACGACCACCACCGCCCCGGCAGCACCGCCGCTGCCCGACGACCTCACCGCGGTGCTCAAGCGCATGCGGATGCCCTACCTGCGCACGGCCGCCCCCGAGGTGCTGGCCACCGCCCGCGCCCAGCGCTGGGACCCCACCGAGGTGCTGCGGGTGCTGCTGGCCGAGGAAGCCCGTGGCCGCGACGAGGCCACCAAAGCCGCCCGCCGCAAGGCCGCCGGATTGCCCGCTGGGAAGACCTTCGAGTCCTGGCGCGAGTCGGACTCTTCGATCCCGGTCCCGACCCAGTCGGCCTTGGCCACCCTGGAATGGGTGGGCCGGGCGGAGAACCTCGCGATCTCAGGGCCATCGGGCACGGGCAAGACGCACTTCCTCGAGGCCCTGGCCCATCAGGTCATCGACGCCGGAATGCGGGTCTCGTGGTTCACCCTCGAATCGCTGACCGCCGCGATCGGGCGGGCCGGGGCGGACGGCTCGATCGGCAAGACCATCGCCCGCATCACCCGGGCCGAGCTCATCGTGGTCGACGACATCGGGATGCTGCCCTCGGGCCAGGCCGCCGCCGAGGCCTTCTACCGCCTCGTCGACGCGACCTACGAACGCCGCAGCCTCGCCGTGACCAGCAATATCCATCCGGCCGGGTTCGACACGATCATGCCCAAGACCCTGGCCACCGCCGCCGTGGACCGGCTCCTGCACCACGCCCACGTCATCATCACCGAGGGCACCTCGCTGCGGCTCACCGACGCCACCGCCGGACGCGGGGTGGTCCCCTTGACCTGA